The following coding sequences are from one Paracoccus alcaliphilus window:
- a CDS encoding potassium transporter TrkG: MGLLSRLPMPLTLTAFAALAMLIPAAHASEQDQHAIARNFFYCAVLVLILCVLIGLALGLRPRRNHPREALLTMVAVFGLLPVVLAIPFAQSLPDTGLFNAWWEMVSSVTTTGASLYAADLLPASLHLWRGIVGWLGGFFILVAATAILAPLRIGGFELISAPQDRPDLPRDVAGLTDPVDRLTHLSAPEFHTRFSDPSWRLLRAGAAVAPAYAGLTLALWVLLLMLGDPGLVALMRAMGTLSTSGISPVGGPLGAASGLPGEAAVMLFLLPALSRRFWPGGAELQVTQRLRDDPELRMATGLVALVVLVLFARHFIWIIEAPDAVTGGLSDTLSVIWAAAFNALSYLTTTGWGALEWHGVRIWSGLEAPGLMLAGLAMMGGGVATTAGGVKLMRVYALARHGEREMNRIIHPSAVSGGGPMARRLRREGAFLAFIFFMLFALSLAGTMLLISLQRVGIESATVLSVAALTNTGQLASAIALTPVFETSAGIASAPWEGWSGLPRASKTVLALAMILGRVETLAILALMSPDFWRR; encoded by the coding sequence ATGGGTCTGCTGTCGCGCCTGCCGATGCCGCTGACACTGACCGCATTTGCGGCGCTGGCGATGCTGATTCCGGCGGCCCATGCCTCGGAACAGGATCAGCATGCCATCGCGCGCAACTTCTTCTATTGCGCGGTGCTGGTGCTGATTCTTTGTGTGCTGATCGGGCTGGCGCTGGGGCTGCGACCGCGCCGCAACCACCCGCGCGAGGCGCTGCTGACGATGGTCGCGGTCTTTGGCCTGCTGCCGGTGGTCCTTGCCATCCCCTTCGCCCAGAGCCTGCCCGATACCGGCCTGTTCAACGCATGGTGGGAAATGGTGTCCTCGGTGACGACGACCGGGGCGTCGCTCTATGCCGCCGATCTGCTGCCTGCGTCGCTGCATCTGTGGCGCGGTATCGTCGGCTGGCTGGGCGGGTTCTTCATTCTGGTGGCGGCCACGGCCATTCTGGCACCGCTTCGGATCGGCGGGTTCGAGCTGATCTCGGCCCCTCAGGACCGCCCCGATCTGCCGCGCGACGTGGCCGGGCTGACCGATCCGGTGGACCGGTTGACGCATCTGTCGGCGCCCGAATTCCACACCCGCTTTTCCGATCCCTCGTGGCGGCTGCTGCGGGCGGGTGCGGCGGTGGCGCCCGCCTATGCCGGGCTGACGCTGGCGCTTTGGGTGCTGCTGCTGATGCTGGGCGATCCGGGGCTGGTGGCGCTGATGCGGGCGATGGGCACATTGTCCACCAGCGGGATCTCGCCAGTGGGCGGACCTTTGGGCGCGGCCTCGGGCCTGCCCGGAGAGGCCGCGGTGATGCTGTTCCTGCTGCCCGCGTTGTCGCGCCGCTTCTGGCCGGGCGGCGCGGAATTGCAGGTGACGCAGCGCCTGCGCGACGATCCTGAACTGCGCATGGCAACAGGCCTTGTCGCGCTGGTGGTGCTGGTGCTGTTCGCGCGCCATTTCATCTGGATCATCGAGGCGCCCGACGCGGTGACGGGCGGGCTGTCCGATACGCTGTCGGTGATCTGGGCGGCGGCGTTCAACGCGCTCAGCTATCTGACGACGACGGGGTGGGGCGCGCTGGAATGGCATGGCGTGCGGATATGGTCGGGGCTGGAGGCGCCGGGCCTGATGCTGGCGGGGCTGGCGATGATGGGCGGCGGGGTGGCGACCACGGCGGGCGGGGTCAAGCTGATGCGGGTCTATGCGCTGGCCCGGCACGGAGAGCGCGAGATGAACCGCATCATCCACCCCAGCGCCGTATCAGGCGGGGGGCCGATGGCGCGCAGATTGCGGCGCGAGGGCGCGTTTCTGGCCTTCATCTTCTTCATGCTGTTCGCGCTGTCGCTGGCGGGCACGATGCTGCTGATCTCATTGCAGCGGGTGGGCATCGAGTCGGCGACGGTGCTGTCGGTCGCGGCGCTGACCAATACCGGGCAACTGGCCAGCGCCATCGCCCTGACCCCGGTTTTCGAGACCAGCGCCGGCATCGCCTCGGCCCCGTGGGAGGGCTGGTCGGGCCTGCCCAGGGCCAGCAAGACCGTGCTGGCGCTGGCGATGATCCTTGGCCGGGTCGAAACCCTGGCGATCCTTGCGCTGATGTCGCCGGATTTCTGGCGGCGCTAG
- the trkA gene encoding Trk system potassium transporter TrkA produces the protein MKIIICGAGQVGWQIARHLSGERNDVTVIDINPELTRRAADALDVQAVAGFASHPDVLDRAGARDADLIIAATHSDEVNMVACQVAHSVFQVPRKIARLRSPAYLQAIYSDLYRTDHLPIDVVISPEREVAKSALQRLAAPSTFDTEVFMRGKVQLLGILLEEDCPALNTPLRQLDEIFPTLRAIVTGVRREGRLFAPEPNDQLFAGDQAYIFSHADDVARVLEIFGKPALKTSRVVIIGAGSVGLPVAQALEARPDRIRTRLIERNRARAEIAADTLERTIVLNGDGLSAELMEEAGVATTDAVLALTDDDKTNILAAVRAKQAGAGMAISLINDPTMVPLVEALDIDAYINPRATTVSTILRHIRHGRVRDIYSIGDAEAEVIEAQVLSTSPMSGRAIRDIEFPEGVLVGAVQKGERFVKPKPDTRIEEGDLVLIFALTHDVPEVERLLQVSIDFF, from the coding sequence ATGAAGATCATCATCTGCGGGGCGGGGCAGGTCGGCTGGCAGATCGCGCGGCATCTGTCGGGCGAGCGCAACGACGTGACCGTCATCGACATCAACCCCGAACTGACCCGGCGCGCGGCGGATGCGCTGGATGTGCAGGCGGTTGCGGGTTTTGCCAGCCATCCCGACGTGCTGGACAGGGCGGGCGCCCGCGATGCCGACCTGATCATCGCCGCCACCCATTCCGACGAGGTGAACATGGTCGCCTGTCAGGTCGCCCACTCGGTCTTTCAGGTTCCCCGCAAGATCGCGCGGCTGCGCAGCCCGGCCTATCTTCAGGCGATCTATTCCGATCTTTACCGCACCGACCATCTGCCCATCGACGTCGTTATCAGCCCGGAACGAGAGGTCGCGAAATCCGCGCTGCAACGGCTGGCCGCGCCCTCGACCTTCGATACCGAGGTGTTCATGCGTGGCAAGGTGCAATTGCTGGGCATCCTGCTGGAAGAGGACTGCCCGGCGCTGAACACGCCCCTGCGGCAGCTGGACGAGATCTTTCCGACCCTGCGCGCCATTGTCACCGGTGTGCGGCGCGAGGGGCGGCTGTTCGCGCCCGAACCGAATGACCAGCTGTTCGCGGGCGATCAGGCCTATATCTTCAGCCACGCCGATGATGTGGCGCGGGTGCTGGAAATCTTCGGCAAACCGGCGCTGAAGACCTCTCGGGTGGTGATCATCGGGGCGGGCAGCGTCGGGCTGCCCGTGGCGCAGGCGCTGGAGGCCCGGCCCGACCGCATCCGCACCCGCCTGATCGAGCGCAACCGCGCACGCGCCGAGATCGCCGCCGACACGCTGGAACGGACCATCGTGCTGAATGGCGACGGGCTGTCGGCAGAACTGATGGAAGAGGCCGGCGTGGCCACCACCGATGCTGTTCTGGCGCTGACCGATGACGACAAGACCAACATCCTTGCCGCCGTCCGCGCCAAGCAGGCGGGCGCGGGCATGGCGATTTCGCTGATCAACGACCCGACCATGGTGCCGCTGGTCGAGGCGCTGGATATCGACGCCTATATCAACCCGCGCGCCACCACCGTTTCCACCATCCTGCGCCATATCCGGCATGGGCGGGTGCGCGACATCTATTCCATCGGCGATGCCGAGGCCGAGGTGATCGAGGCGCAGGTTCTGTCCACCTCGCCGATGTCCGGCCGGGCGATCCGTGACATCGAATTCCCCGAGGGCGTTCTGGTCGGCGCGGTCCAGAAGGGCGAGCGTTTCGTGAAACCCAAGCCCGACACCCGCATCGAAGAGGGCGATCTGGTGCTGATCTTTGCCCTGACCCATGACGTGCCAGAGGTCGAGCGCCTGTTGCAGGTCTCGATCGACTTCTTCTGA
- a CDS encoding sigma-54-dependent transcriptional regulator, which produces MSDILIVDDERDIRELIADILKDEGFATRTAANSDEAVTMLNDEEPALMILDIWLKDSRMDGIDILKQVKRNNPEVPVIIISGHGNIEIAVAAIKQGAYDFIEKPFNIDQLMVVINRAMETSRLRRENSNLRRGDGRLAEMLGHSASFKRLRENLDKVAKSNGRVMLSGEPGSGKELAARYIHAQSPRAGAPFITVSCAAIEPERMEEVLFGRETPERGVEPGLLEQAHGGVIYFDEVGDMPLGTQPKILRVLTEQQFMRAGGSDRVRVDLRVISSTNRDLPGEIAAGRFRQELYDRLNVVPLAVPSLADRRDDISVLARHFIEQFHQLQGLALRELPDETVAALQAMRWPGNIRQLRNVIERVLILAESSGPIQPAELEPQGATPDNSDALSLGPQITAMALREARELFEREYLLAQINRFGGNISRTAQFVGMERSALHRKLKSLGVVGGMRNDDEVMTGK; this is translated from the coding sequence ATGAGCGATATTCTGATCGTCGATGACGAACGCGACATCCGCGAACTGATCGCGGACATTCTGAAGGACGAGGGTTTCGCAACCCGCACCGCTGCCAATTCCGACGAGGCGGTGACGATGCTGAACGACGAGGAGCCGGCGCTGATGATCCTTGATATCTGGCTGAAGGACAGCCGGATGGACGGGATCGACATTCTGAAACAGGTCAAGCGCAACAACCCCGAAGTGCCGGTGATCATCATCTCGGGTCACGGCAATATCGAGATCGCGGTCGCCGCGATCAAACAGGGTGCCTATGACTTCATCGAAAAGCCGTTCAACATCGACCAGTTGATGGTGGTGATCAACCGCGCGATGGAAACCAGCCGCCTGCGGCGTGAAAACAGCAATCTGCGGCGTGGCGATGGGCGGCTGGCAGAGATGCTGGGACATTCGGCCTCTTTCAAGCGGTTGCGCGAAAATCTTGACAAGGTGGCCAAGTCCAATGGCCGGGTGATGCTGAGCGGTGAGCCGGGCAGCGGCAAGGAACTGGCCGCGCGCTATATCCACGCCCAAAGCCCACGGGCGGGCGCCCCCTTTATCACCGTCTCTTGTGCCGCGATCGAGCCCGAGCGGATGGAAGAGGTCCTGTTCGGCCGCGAAACCCCCGAACGCGGCGTCGAGCCCGGCCTGCTGGAGCAGGCTCATGGCGGCGTGATCTATTTCGACGAGGTCGGCGACATGCCTCTGGGCACGCAACCCAAGATCCTGCGGGTGCTGACCGAACAGCAGTTCATGCGGGCGGGCGGCTCGGACCGGGTGCGGGTCGATCTGCGGGTGATCTCTTCGACCAATCGCGACCTGCCCGGAGAGATCGCGGCGGGCCGGTTCCGGCAAGAGCTTTATGACCGGCTGAACGTGGTGCCTCTGGCGGTGCCGTCGCTGGCCGACCGGCGCGACGACATCTCGGTTCTGGCCCGTCACTTCATCGAGCAGTTCCACCAGTTGCAGGGGCTGGCCCTGCGCGAATTGCCCGATGAAACGGTGGCGGCGCTGCAGGCGATGCGCTGGCCCGGCAATATCCGCCAGCTGCGCAACGTGATCGAGCGGGTGCTGATCCTGGCCGAAAGCAGCGGCCCGATCCAGCCGGCCGAGCTTGAGCCGCAGGGCGCCACCCCCGATAACAGCGACGCGCTGAGCCTTGGCCCGCAGATCACCGCAATGGCCCTGCGCGAGGCGCGAGAGCTGTTCGAGCGCGAATACCTGCTGGCCCAGATCAACCGTTTCGGCGGCAATATCAGCCGCACCGCACAATTCGTCGGCATGGAGCGCAGCGCGCTGCACCGCAAGCTGAAATCGCTTGGCGTGGTCGGCGGCATGCGCAACGACGACGAGGTGATGACCGGCAAGTGA
- a CDS encoding sensor histidine kinase NtrY-like, translating to MAGSITGLSWDRLARVRLARHWRPVLAWGMILVGAALAAATLSVLGPVSRGAEPQLLRLILLLDLSYLMVLFAFVVLRMARLIAARRQQDAGSRLHGRLVTIFAGIALVPTVLVAIFAGFLVNIGLEGWFSDRVQQVVLSSQAAAEAYQEEHRQDLIEDARALAGVLIHAGRTNPLIEDGDLRQLLVQGQTQIQRGLREAYLVDGAGTIRARGDRSYLFWYDTPASEQLDQARTDGLVLIEDWQNNAFRALVALPPLANRYLYVTRDVDGNLLGLLDDTRATVGDYRRLEQTRGQVLFEFSLVYLGFALLLVAAATWAGLWFASRLSKPIGLLAEASERVGQGDLDVQVPEPDTGDEIQTLGRAFNHMTRQLKQQRVELVESYRVSDEQRRLFDNVLSSVTSGVIGLDAAGEIDFLNRSATRLLGLEPKRDIDALLSEAVPEFAPLFDRLSASVAEAVQDEIRLMREGRMESLLVRMAVRRDTDGALEGYVVAFDDVTELVSAQRMAAWGDVARRVAHEIKNPLTPIQLSAERLRRKFVPLADPEDKAALDQYVDVIIRQTNDLRRIVDEFSRFARMPEPDRAETDLARLLRESVLLQQDAVQGALLSEIPEDPIIVDCDAGMMRQAFTNLLKNAGEAIDEYAQKAPDGWDGKVRVTMQADHDTVTIRIIDNGPGLPADRSRLFEPYVTMKSHGTGLGLPIVKKIVEEHGGSLILTDAPERPGAMAEIRLPRERHPVRGVGRKVKHEKDEAGTI from the coding sequence ATGGCAGGCTCGATTACGGGACTGAGCTGGGACAGATTGGCACGAGTCCGGTTGGCGCGTCACTGGCGCCCGGTTCTGGCGTGGGGGATGATCCTCGTCGGTGCCGCGCTGGCGGCGGCCACGCTGTCGGTGCTTGGCCCGGTCAGCCGGGGGGCAGAACCGCAATTGCTGCGGCTGATCCTGCTGCTGGATCTGTCCTATCTGATGGTGCTGTTCGCCTTTGTCGTGCTGCGCATGGCCCGGCTGATCGCCGCGCGCCGCCAGCAGGATGCCGGTTCGCGCCTGCATGGGCGGCTGGTCACCATCTTTGCCGGGATCGCGTTGGTGCCGACGGTGCTGGTGGCGATCTTTGCCGGTTTCCTGGTCAATATCGGGCTGGAGGGCTGGTTCTCGGATCGGGTGCAGCAGGTGGTTCTCAGCTCTCAGGCCGCCGCCGAAGCCTATCAGGAGGAACACCGCCAGGACCTGATCGAGGATGCGCGCGCCCTGGCCGGCGTGCTGATCCATGCCGGGCGCACCAATCCGCTGATCGAGGACGGCGATTTGCGCCAGCTGCTGGTGCAGGGCCAGACCCAGATCCAGCGCGGGCTGCGCGAGGCCTATCTGGTCGATGGCGCGGGCACGATCCGGGCGCGGGGCGATCGCAGCTATCTGTTCTGGTATGACACCCCGGCCAGCGAGCAGCTGGATCAGGCCCGGACCGATGGGCTGGTGCTGATCGAGGACTGGCAGAACAACGCCTTCCGCGCGCTGGTCGCCCTGCCGCCGCTGGCCAACAGATATCTCTATGTTACCCGAGATGTTGACGGCAACCTGTTGGGATTGCTGGACGATACCCGCGCGACCGTGGGCGATTACCGGCGGCTGGAGCAGACCCGCGGACAGGTGCTGTTCGAGTTTTCGCTGGTTTATCTGGGCTTTGCGCTGCTGCTGGTGGCGGCGGCGACATGGGCCGGGCTGTGGTTCGCCAGCCGCCTGTCCAAGCCCATCGGCCTGCTGGCCGAGGCCAGCGAGCGTGTGGGTCAGGGCGATCTGGACGTGCAGGTTCCCGAACCCGATACCGGAGACGAGATCCAGACTCTTGGCCGCGCCTTCAACCACATGACCCGGCAGCTGAAACAGCAGCGGGTCGAACTGGTCGAAAGCTATCGCGTCAGCGACGAGCAGCGGCGGCTGTTCGACAATGTGCTGTCCTCGGTTACTTCGGGCGTGATCGGGCTGGACGCGGCCGGAGAGATCGACTTCCTCAACCGTTCGGCCACGCGGCTGCTGGGGCTGGAGCCGAAGCGCGACATCGACGCGCTGCTGTCCGAGGCGGTGCCGGAATTCGCGCCACTGTTCGACCGGCTGTCGGCCTCGGTGGCCGAGGCGGTGCAGGACGAGATCCGCCTGATGCGCGAGGGGCGGATGGAAAGCCTGCTGGTGCGCATGGCCGTGCGGCGCGATACCGACGGCGCGCTGGAAGGTTATGTGGTGGCCTTCGACGATGTGACCGAGCTGGTCAGCGCACAGCGGATGGCGGCATGGGGCGACGTGGCCCGCCGCGTCGCGCATGAGATCAAGAACCCGCTGACCCCGATCCAGCTGTCGGCGGAACGTCTGCGGCGCAAGTTCGTGCCTCTGGCCGATCCCGAGGACAAGGCGGCGCTGGATCAATATGTCGATGTCATCATCCGCCAGACCAACGACCTGCGCCGCATCGTGGACGAGTTCAGCCGCTTTGCCCGGATGCCCGAACCCGACCGGGCCGAGACCGATCTGGCGCGGCTGCTGCGCGAATCCGTCCTGCTGCAACAGGACGCCGTGCAGGGCGCGCTGCTGAGCGAGATTCCCGAGGATCCGATCATCGTCGATTGCGATGCGGGCATGATGCGGCAGGCCTTTACCAATCTGTTGAAGAATGCCGGAGAAGCCATTGATGAATACGCGCAAAAAGCGCCTGATGGCTGGGATGGCAAGGTCAGGGTCACGATGCAGGCCGACCATGATACGGTGACCATCCGCATCATCGACAACGGGCCGGGCCTTCCCGCCGACCGCTCGCGTCTGTTCGAACCCTATGTGACGATGAAGTCGCATGGCACCGGTCTGGGCCTGCCCATCGTCAAGAAGATCGTCGAGGAACATGGCGGCAGCCTGATCCTGACCGATGCGCCAGAGCGCCCCGGCGCCATGGCCGAAATCCGTCTGCCACGCGAGCGCCATCCGGTGCGCGGGGTCGGGCGCAAAGTGAAACACGAAAAAGACGAGGCAGGCACGATATGA
- a CDS encoding sigma-54-dependent transcriptional regulator, with the protein MDGTVLIADDDRTIRTVLTQALTRAGCRVHATGSLAQLSKWVEEGRGDLVITDVMMPDGNGIDRIPAIRASRPDLPVIVISAQNTIVTAIRATEAEAFEYLPKPFDLPDLMGKANQALSRRVRRSDPTPDTPVASRDAADPAMPLIGHAPAMQALFRMAARVLNADLPVLIAGEAGVGKTTIARSFHDLSERREHGLAVLTSADAGEDSVLRAVEKARGGTILIENPVGFDAAAQARLIGMIEAMESGPDRAMAPRVVSTSGPDPQADVASGRLRSDLYYRLAGVTVTVPPLRARVDDILPLATHLLARAAAQGLPERTLGDEAASMLRAHPFPGNVRELENNMRRLALTASGPVITEAEMRETLNQQGAARPVPLPGGVIAGSFGASAEPPEPMVMPAANARLSDSVEAHLQRYFDLHGDALPPPGLYDRILREIERPLLQVALDATGGNQLRCADLLGINRNTLRKKLTELNIEVARRRKLM; encoded by the coding sequence ATGGACGGAACCGTTCTGATCGCCGACGATGACCGCACCATCCGAACCGTGCTGACTCAGGCGCTGACGCGGGCGGGGTGCCGGGTTCATGCCACCGGCTCGCTTGCGCAACTGTCGAAATGGGTCGAGGAAGGGCGCGGCGATCTGGTCATCACCGATGTGATGATGCCCGACGGCAACGGCATCGACCGCATTCCCGCGATCCGCGCATCGCGGCCCGATCTGCCGGTGATCGTGATCTCGGCCCAGAACACCATCGTCACCGCCATCCGCGCGACCGAGGCCGAGGCTTTCGAATACCTGCCCAAACCCTTCGATCTGCCGGATCTGATGGGTAAGGCCAATCAGGCGCTGTCGCGGCGGGTGCGCCGGTCGGACCCCACGCCCGATACGCCTGTCGCCAGCCGCGATGCCGCCGATCCGGCCATGCCGCTGATCGGTCACGCCCCCGCCATGCAGGCGCTGTTTCGCATGGCGGCACGGGTGCTGAACGCCGATCTGCCGGTGCTGATCGCCGGAGAGGCAGGCGTGGGCAAGACCACCATCGCCCGCAGCTTCCACGACCTGTCCGAACGGCGCGAGCATGGGCTGGCGGTCCTGACCTCGGCCGATGCGGGCGAGGATTCGGTGCTGCGCGCGGTGGAAAAGGCGCGGGGCGGCACCATCCTGATCGAAAACCCGGTGGGCTTCGACGCGGCGGCGCAGGCGCGGCTGATCGGCATGATCGAGGCGATGGAATCCGGCCCCGACCGGGCGATGGCGCCGCGCGTCGTGTCCACCAGCGGGCCGGATCCGCAGGCGGATGTGGCCTCGGGGCGGCTGCGCTCGGATCTCTATTACCGGCTGGCGGGGGTGACGGTGACGGTGCCGCCCTTGCGGGCGCGGGTCGATGACATCCTGCCGCTGGCCACGCATCTGCTGGCCCGCGCGGCGGCGCAGGGCCTGCCCGAGCGGACACTGGGCGACGAGGCCGCGTCTATGCTGCGCGCCCATCCCTTTCCCGGCAATGTGCGGGAACTGGAAAACAACATGCGCAGGCTGGCGCTGACGGCGTCCGGCCCGGTCATCACCGAGGCCGAGATGCGCGAGACCCTGAACCAGCAGGGTGCCGCGCGTCCCGTGCCGCTGCCCGGCGGCGTCATTGCCGGATCGTTCGGCGCCTCGGCCGAGCCGCCCGAGCCGATGGTGATGCCCGCCGCCAATGCCCGGCTGTCGGATTCGGTCGAGGCGCATCTGCAACGCTATTTCGACCTGCATGGCGACGCGCTGCCGCCGCCGGGTCTTTATGACCGCATCCTGCGGGAAATCGAGCGGCCGCTGTTGCAGGTCGCGCTGGATGCCACCGGTGGAAATCAGCTTCGCTGCGCCGATTTGCTGGGAATCAACCGCAATACGCTGCGCAAGAAACTGACCGAACTGAACATCGAGGTGGCCAGACGGCGCAAACTGATGTAA
- a CDS encoding two-component system sensor histidine kinase NtrB — MTSPAPADFRQIEPGPGWHALPLPALVLDAEGRVAAMNDAAEVWLNMSRNSTLGRALDGDEMATRLMISPSLRPLMQRVLRGDEALYQLDIRFDLGDRVGGHQARLAVVHAGPLEPAAGAQAAVMILIVPQDHAGLASQNRQVRSAARSAIGMAEMLAHEIKNPLAGIRGAAQLMAMSAPPEDREMAEMIVSESRRIVALLDQVERFGDTSAPRLGPVNIHDVLEQVRRSARVGFARGIMLVTDYDPSLPLALADGDQLTQVCLNLVKNAAEALNGVPHPTIRLRSFYDHMLRLPPDAIDPAGRPLPLQIEIEDNGPGLPDAIADEVFEPFVSGRENGTGLGLALVSKIITDHRALVRVDSRPGRTVFRLSLPKFPPAKT, encoded by the coding sequence AGCCCGGCCCCGGCTGGCATGCGCTGCCGCTGCCGGCCTTGGTGCTGGACGCCGAGGGCCGGGTGGCGGCGATGAATGACGCGGCCGAGGTCTGGCTGAACATGTCGCGCAACTCTACGCTTGGCCGGGCGCTGGATGGCGACGAGATGGCGACGCGGCTGATGATCTCTCCGTCGCTGCGGCCGCTGATGCAGCGGGTGTTGCGCGGGGACGAGGCGCTTTATCAACTTGATATCCGCTTTGATCTGGGCGACCGGGTGGGCGGGCATCAGGCGCGGCTGGCCGTGGTCCATGCCGGACCGCTGGAACCGGCGGCAGGCGCGCAGGCTGCGGTGATGATCCTGATCGTGCCGCAGGATCATGCAGGTCTGGCCAGCCAGAACCGGCAGGTGCGCAGTGCCGCCCGCAGCGCCATCGGCATGGCCGAGATGCTGGCGCATGAGATCAAGAACCCGCTGGCCGGTATCCGCGGTGCGGCGCAGCTGATGGCGATGAGCGCGCCCCCCGAGGATCGCGAGATGGCCGAGATGATCGTCAGCGAATCGCGTCGCATCGTCGCGCTTCTGGATCAGGTGGAACGCTTCGGCGACACCTCGGCCCCCCGGCTGGGTCCGGTGAATATCCATGACGTGCTGGAGCAGGTCCGCCGCTCGGCCAGGGTGGGCTTTGCGCGCGGCATCATGCTGGTGACGGATTACGACCCCTCGCTGCCGCTGGCGCTGGCCGATGGCGATCAGCTGACACAGGTCTGCCTCAATCTGGTCAAGAACGCCGCCGAGGCGCTGAACGGCGTGCCCCATCCGACGATCCGGCTGCGCAGCTTCTATGACCACATGCTGCGGCTGCCGCCCGACGCGATCGACCCTGCGGGCCGCCCGCTGCCCTTGCAGATCGAGATCGAGGATAACGGTCCCGGCCTGCCCGACGCCATCGCCGACGAGGTGTTCGAGCCCTTCGTTTCCGGGCGCGAGAACGGCACCGGGCTGGGGCTGGCGCTGGTCAGCAAGATCATCACCGACCATCGCGCGCTGGTCCGGGTGGACAGCCGCCCCGGCCGCACGGTGTTTCGCCTTTCGCTGCCCAAATTCCCACCCGCCAAGACATAA